The following coding sequences are from one Pocillopora verrucosa isolate sample1 chromosome 5, ASM3666991v2, whole genome shotgun sequence window:
- the LOC136281008 gene encoding cartilage intermediate layer protein 1-like, producing MASSEKELIPLNDLPPKHESIPEKPSTAGTTDLVPSKFPSRPRRKVVVVVTVIAVVVLVIIAASLIGKYIPEYLRDAENKSRKDTTDKGAEEPKGPISSKNQVSPTATSETKSLPQTTSSVIQHTPISPIPEFTTFAAVTLSSRSDISASSASSRVADLSVIANLLPNTESKWSRWSPWSDCTKTCGTGTRYRNRACVAINDRAVFAPISCAGKSDQIKLCAEWKCPDCSRNCTIGTLNAACDACTCIHHELSGRVLTEDDIPLSDANISLAETPYNIIAQTNISGYFATLGVCAIQQELLITKAGFVPVKLMANVTTPTTVNITAKMEIAVAPFVTVHPESKMRMPGQSVTFCCEGEGNPPPEIEWFKENNVIDKSLYNYNNTLEINDVQGLNGTFRCRAINQFGSEFSSVAELIVLENSEDSCPSMPSLNDLTLPPGCLVNGTNSTIVNVGECDPIACVKRGVNFSSSCSDPPFCCGPLLFGSVSIKCAAMSFDLSVVKRCGCGKCIEKQTIISGIAVGQNGNPAILVDLFFRGKSVGNTNAEGKFSFPVPETTKRAIVTFKDQKRKKFVEEDKIFLVEKGQTAIYTVKLREKLAPVTFNASEPLDVALGSDSSDSFADLELPENALLTEDGSVFSGIAKATVSVTDPRNQSDIESAPGDFSSMNEDGEEELLQTFGMIRLHLEDDSGKPLTMSKPMKVYLDSDKLNSSVSDGNVSTKLYWLDKKTGRWREAGEFMLEDGKNRRRKRSDVKRTFLAVTVTPSLAKRDLNFDTPRERVAVRVTIAKNSKNSGASERVLVRVICPHPNGYFMEKDTKRRLACIVILRNADCFVQALKGNYFYEPATSPDDTKRIFTNVNGGIVSSEGTGTTIKSFRFESKLEKNDHDGPTYSVESAGKEKCKASLNSLEAPNKTRAQFEFKSPEYTKNAYEQLLMKDPSLWSSTDRCFIRVVYKGKEAIFMAVSYWQENFDEDTAYGYHLKKTENSLSSGSTQVVCLQFPCPVKQEKDRDPVFLLVTPVSSTDNAVINFNKSHHLIEAAQSPEMKQYKNPLEKRFLINYLLIGLITFENPKKCLKSSEDHLEFT from the exons cGACAAGCGAGACAAAAAGTTTACCTCAAACTACTTCAAGTGTTATTCAACACACCCCAATATCGCCTATACCAGAATTTACCACATTTGCAGCAGTTACGCTTTCTTCAAGGAGCGATATCAGTGCTTCCTCAGCAAGTAGCAGGGTGGCTGACTTGTCAGTCATTGCGAACCTTCTACCAAACACAG AATCCAAATGGTCTCGTTGGAGCCCTTGGAGTGACTGTACTAAGACATGTGGCACTGGTACACGATATCGAAACAGAGCGTGCGTTGCCATCAATGATAGAGCAGTCTTTGCTCCAATTTCTTGTGCTGGAAAATCTGACCAGATCAAATTATGCGCAGAATGGAAATGTCCAG ACTGCTCAAGAAACTGCACCATTGGAACACTAAATGCCGCCTGTGACGCATGCACATGCATTCACCACGAGCTCAGTGGACGAGTCTTGACAGAAGATGATATACCGCTCTCAGATGCAAACATATCATTAGCAGAGACACCTTACAACATTATTGCACAAACGAATATTAGCGGATACTTTGCAACACTGGGTGTTTGTGCAATCCAACAAGAGCTGCTAATTACTAAAGCAGGGTTTGTCCCCGTGAAATTAATGGCAAATGTTACGACGCCAACAACTGTGAATATTACGGCCAAAATGGAAATTGCAG ttgcaCCATTTGTAACAGTTCATCCAGAAAGCAAGATGCGCATGCCTGGTCAGAGTGTTACGTTCTGCTGTGAAGGCGAAGGAAATCCTCCTCCAGAAATTGAATG GTTTAAGGAAAACAACGTCATCGATAAAAGCCTCTATAACTACAACAATACTCTTGAAATCAACGACGTTCAGGGTCTGAATGGAACTTTCCGTTGTCGAGCCATTAATCAATTTGGTTCAGAGTTTTCAAGCGTTGCTGAATTAATAGTTTTAG AAAATTCTGAGGACTCTTGCCCTTCGATGCCAAGTTTAAATGATTTGACTCTACCACCTGGTTGTTTAGTTAATGGTACAAATTCCACCATAGTGAATGTCGGCGAGTGTGACCCTATTGCCTGCGTAAAGAGAGGTGTTAACTTCAGCTCTTCATGTTCGGATCCTCCCTTTTGCTGTGGTCCTCTCCTTTTTGGAAGTGTTTCGATTAAATGTGCCGCCATGTCGTTCGACTTATCTGTGGTAAAGAGGTGTGGCTGTGGAAAATGCATCGAAAAACAGACTATTATCAGTGGTATTGCTGTCGGTCAGAATGGCAATCCAGCCATTTTAGTAGACTTGTTTTTCAGAGGAAAATCTGTAGGTAATACCAATGCTGAGGGGAAGTTTTCATTTCCCGTTCCAGAAACTACGAAAAGAGCGATTGTGACCTTTAAAGAccaaaaacgcaaaaaatttGTGGAAgaggacaaaatttttttagtaGAAAAGGGCCAAACAGCTATTTATACAgtaaaactaagagaaaaactAGCGCCCGTTACGTTCAATGCCTCCGAACCCCTCGATGTAGCACTGGGTAGTGATTCTTCTGATAGTTTTGCTGATCTTGAGCTGCCTGAAAACGCCCTGTTGACTGAAGATGGTTCTGTTTTCAGCGGAATAGCTAAGGCCACCGTTAGTGTCACTGATCCtcgcaaccaatcagatattGAGTCTGCTCCAGGAGATTTTAGCTCAATGAATGAGGATGGTGAGGAGGAACTACTTCAAACGTTCGGTATGATAAGGCTTCATTTGGAAGATGACAGTGGAAAACCGCTGACTATGTCTAAACCTATGAAAGTGTACCTGGATTCAGACAAGCTAAATTCGTCTGTGTCAGATGGAAATGTCTCCACCAAACTTTACTGGCTCGACAAAAAGACAGGAAGATGGAGGGAGGCCGGTGAATTTATGCTCGAGGATGGAAAAAACCGAAGAAGAAAGCGTTCCGATGTTAAGCGGACGTTTCTAGCAGTAACTGTGACCCCTTCCTTGGCGAAGCGTGATCTGAACTTTGATACCCCAAGGGAACGAGTAGCTGTAAGAGTAACAAtagcaaaaaattcaaaaaacagTGGTGCAAGTGAGAGAGTCCTCGTAAGAGTCATTTGCCCACATCCAAACGGATACTTCATGGAGAAAGATACGAAACGCCGTTTGGCTTGCATCGTGATTCTAAGAAATGCTGATTGCTTCGTCCAGGCTTTAaagggaaattatttttatgagCCTGCCACATCCCCCGATGATACAAAGCGAATATTTACGAACGTTAACGGAGGCATAGTATCAAGTGAAGGCACGGGGACTACAATCAAATCGTTTCGATTTGAGAGCAAgctggaaaaaaatgatcatgATGGACCAACGTACTCTGTGGAATCAGCTGGAAAGGAAAAGTGCAAAGCCTCTCTGAACAGTTTGGAGGCACCGAATAAAACTAGAGCTCagtttgaatttaaatcacCGGAATATACCAAAAATGCTTACGAGCAACTTCTAATGAAAGATCCGTCATTATGGTCTTCAACGGACAGATGTTTTATCAGAGTCGTATACAAAGGAAAAGAAGCAATATTCATGGCAGTCAGTTATTGGCAAGAAAACTTTGATGAGGACACCGCGTATGGCTATCATCTGAAGAAGACAGAAAATAGTTTGTCAAGCGGTTCAACTCAAGTTGTATGCCTTCAGTTTCCATGTCCTGTGAAGCAGGAGAAAGACCGTGACCCTGTATTTCTTCTAGTGACACCTGTAAGCTCGACGGATAATGCTGTCATCAACTTTAACAAATCACACCATCTTATAGAAGCAGCGCAAAGTCCCGAAATGAAACAATATAAAAATCCTCTCGAGAAGAGGTTCCTTATTAACTACCTTCTAATCGGCCTTATAACTTTCGAAAATCCAAAAAAATGCTTAAAGAGTAGCGAGGATCACTTAGAATTTACATAG